One genomic segment of Salinigranum rubrum includes these proteins:
- a CDS encoding TrmB family transcriptional regulator, translated as MDGLGRETVDSLGTTLDDLVAIGRLLDSPRLAHIWFTLHVEGNIVVEETDSNRFMWNGLTVSELSEYLAGEIPQSTLYSDMNELEEIGAVWVESDGQPTGYRARFFQAEAENIDKVGESGLVGPQIIGLIGEAFTDDAVQKFVETYGHSMLNDALQVYIGSLLGDLNRSFVEMFPEVETDDLEAIVPAIERILLEMSRDPRWGIDYRDSLSTPDVVEE; from the coding sequence ATGGACGGACTTGGGCGTGAAACAGTTGATTCGCTTGGAACAACGCTTGACGATTTGGTGGCTATTGGTCGACTTCTCGACTCACCCCGATTAGCACACATTTGGTTCACCCTCCACGTTGAGGGGAACATTGTAGTCGAAGAAACAGATAGTAATCGCTTCATGTGGAATGGACTCACCGTATCCGAACTTTCTGAGTATCTCGCAGGGGAGATCCCTCAGTCAACGCTCTACAGCGACATGAACGAACTTGAGGAAATTGGCGCAGTTTGGGTCGAAAGTGACGGTCAGCCCACGGGATATCGTGCGCGATTCTTCCAAGCCGAGGCAGAGAATATAGACAAAGTTGGTGAGAGCGGCCTCGTTGGTCCACAGATTATCGGTCTCATTGGAGAGGCATTCACCGACGATGCAGTTCAGAAGTTCGTTGAAACATACGGCCACAGTATGCTGAACGATGCACTCCAAGTCTACATCGGTTCCTTGCTTGGTGACCTGAATAGGAGCTTTGTCGAAATGTTCCCTGAGGTAGAGACGGATGATCTCGAAGCTATCGTCCCTGCAATAGAACGAATTCTCTTAGAAATGAGCCGTGATCCGCGATGGGGTATAGATTATCGGGACTCACTGTCGACGCCTGATGTGGTCGAAGAATAA
- a CDS encoding ribbon-helix-helix domain-containing protein, with product MKYDDQITTRVDSDTTERVEKLANDCGVKKSALIRQLLQTGLEVAEKQGVSELAAIDSEPKQPAD from the coding sequence ATGAAGTATGACGATCAGATTACCACGCGTGTCGACAGCGACACGACCGAACGCGTGGAGAAGTTAGCCAACGATTGCGGCGTGAAAAAGAGCGCCCTCATACGGCAATTGCTCCAGACAGGCCTAGAGGTGGCCGAAAAGCAGGGCGTTTCAGAACTGGCCGCAATCGATTCAGAACCAAAACAACCCGCTGACTAG
- a CDS encoding DUF7563 family protein, with product MSLGVETPDSRCLHCGAHVSPAFARVHGDNQDRAHRCTRCDSHIRIAKGSAAGLAVTVPDPEIAEGRHGGDSS from the coding sequence ATGTCGCTCGGTGTCGAGACACCGGACTCGCGGTGTCTCCACTGTGGTGCTCACGTCTCCCCTGCATTTGCACGAGTCCACGGTGACAACCAAGATCGAGCACACCGCTGTACACGGTGCGATTCGCACATCCGAATTGCGAAGGGAAGTGCGGCTGGGCTCGCTGTCACGGTTCCTGATCCCGAAATAGCCGAAGGCCGCCACGGTGGTGATTCCTCGTGA
- a CDS encoding type II toxin-antitoxin system HicB family antitoxin produces the protein MASSTRDGDSHEEEIRLWREDDWWIARDVETGVTTQGPSRETALANLDEAVALHNDEIGREPTDKELREMGIDPADNTTGDQAPPDVLE, from the coding sequence ATGGCCAGCTCAACGCGAGACGGAGACTCCCACGAAGAGGAAATCCGCCTCTGGCGTGAGGACGACTGGTGGATAGCCAGAGACGTCGAGACTGGTGTCACCACCCAGGGCCCGTCCCGAGAGACCGCACTCGCCAACCTCGACGAGGCGGTGGCTCTCCACAACGACGAGATCGGGCGAGAGCCGACTGATAAAGAACTCCGAGAGATGGGTATCGACCCCGCGGACAACACCACCGGTGATCAGGCCCCACCGGACGTTCTCGAGTAA
- a CDS encoding PadR family transcriptional regulator: MEPNEAAGGENLRHEEGTEDDDYDAEKAIHTEWTLNCLDCEFTDDITVEGHPHGGPPKEVEHAVGRHKHTTDVSHIVRVAGRRVSRDDTIDPTLVTDGGQSTCRGCHQPLAREDMRRVDGEWFHHECTPDDRAHDLEFRTDGGVTRPRPSEWPYEAVVHGADLRRDCLALTANGKPCSYQAYSGEHLCSTHQNASDPDVVAGAHQWARVTDDGRTVAVCVNCEEVWEGGAPAIAVECPICGRGVGERCRIERSGSAGANAPIPPHPERRRRGCEAVDGYTTCRAAPDVDVDDEQKQLVTDGGQVPHGQLREELTAFQRDTLYVLARDGAQYGLAIKRALEDLYGLDGTANDEVHHGRLYPNLRELEDRGLLEVGTLDKRTNEYDLSEAGQQFVRELAQTWVGATDRIDRTDQDVIDQAVRHAGGDR; this comes from the coding sequence ATGGAACCCAACGAAGCCGCCGGAGGAGAGAACCTCCGGCACGAAGAAGGCACCGAAGACGACGACTACGACGCGGAAAAGGCTATCCACACCGAGTGGACGCTGAACTGCCTCGACTGCGAGTTCACCGACGACATCACCGTCGAGGGCCACCCCCACGGGGGTCCCCCGAAGGAGGTCGAGCACGCCGTCGGGCGACACAAACACACGACGGACGTCTCGCACATCGTCCGCGTCGCCGGACGGCGCGTCAGCCGCGACGACACCATCGACCCGACGCTCGTCACTGACGGCGGCCAGTCCACCTGCCGCGGCTGCCACCAGCCGCTCGCCCGCGAGGATATGCGCCGCGTCGACGGCGAGTGGTTCCACCACGAGTGCACGCCCGACGACCGTGCGCACGACCTGGAGTTCCGGACCGACGGTGGCGTCACCCGTCCACGCCCCAGCGAGTGGCCGTACGAAGCGGTCGTTCACGGGGCCGACCTTCGGCGTGACTGTCTGGCGCTCACGGCGAACGGAAAGCCCTGTTCGTACCAGGCGTACTCGGGTGAACACCTCTGTAGCACGCACCAGAACGCGAGCGACCCCGACGTCGTCGCCGGCGCTCACCAGTGGGCCCGCGTCACCGATGACGGTCGCACGGTCGCCGTCTGCGTCAACTGCGAAGAGGTCTGGGAGGGTGGAGCGCCTGCCATCGCCGTCGAGTGTCCCATCTGCGGCCGGGGTGTCGGTGAGCGCTGTCGCATCGAGCGGTCGGGGTCGGCTGGGGCGAACGCGCCGATTCCGCCCCACCCGGAGCGCCGACGCCGGGGGTGCGAGGCCGTCGACGGGTACACGACGTGCAGAGCCGCCCCCGATGTCGATGTCGACGACGAGCAGAAGCAACTCGTCACCGACGGTGGGCAGGTCCCCCACGGCCAACTCCGCGAGGAGTTGACCGCGTTCCAGCGGGACACGCTGTACGTTCTCGCCCGCGACGGAGCTCAGTACGGTCTCGCCATCAAGCGGGCGCTCGAAGACCTCTACGGGCTCGACGGCACTGCGAACGACGAAGTCCATCACGGGCGACTCTACCCGAATCTGCGTGAACTCGAAGACCGCGGTCTTCTGGAGGTCGGGACGCTCGACAAGCGGACGAACGAGTACGACCTATCCGAGGCCGGGCAGCAGTTCGTCCGCGAACTCGCACAGACCTGGGTCGGCGCGACCGACCGCATCGACCGCACCGACCAGGACGTAATAGACCAGGCGGTCAGACACGCGGGAGGTGACCGGTGA
- a CDS encoding tyrosine-type recombinase/integrase produces the protein MTSPKQSVDTLRRKLQNGGRGGCDRDRELLLQFSDELKVRREDYGHYRHEKLLRHNVRISEHADTCLHETLVSELEGDPDDEETFYQAEQAAKLVVRWIHDTYDVEEGSQETNRDYRVAFRLFAKHVTRDDEIPDTHDWISTKTTRDYDPEPDEADMLDLKADVEPMIEQARNPRDKALIALQFEAGLRGGELYDLRRRDLSDGEHSLKVRVDGKRGEHDVHLIVAVPFIQQWLSEHPGDSRDDYLWTKLTAPDRYSYQRFLQSFREPAERAGVEKPVTPTNFRKSNAYWLATREKSQAFIEDRQGRARGSPVISRYVAKFSGETQEKQYAAMHGLDIAEEQVEEVAPVTCPRCEKDTPRKRDFCIHCNQSLNLETKELLDRVSLLLDDQAAEAGDPDEARDFLRARRTLREKPNSMDQEELHEFASSLSVED, from the coding sequence GTGACCTCCCCCAAGCAGTCCGTCGATACGCTCCGTAGGAAGCTGCAAAACGGTGGCCGTGGGGGGTGCGACCGGGACCGGGAACTCCTCCTGCAGTTCAGCGACGAACTGAAAGTCCGGCGCGAGGACTACGGTCACTATCGGCATGAGAAGCTCCTCCGCCACAACGTCCGAATCAGCGAACACGCGGACACCTGTCTCCACGAGACGCTGGTCTCGGAGCTCGAGGGCGATCCCGATGACGAGGAGACGTTCTACCAGGCGGAGCAGGCCGCGAAGCTGGTGGTCCGCTGGATCCACGACACCTACGACGTCGAAGAGGGGAGTCAGGAGACGAACCGCGACTATCGCGTCGCGTTCCGACTCTTCGCGAAGCACGTCACGCGTGACGATGAGATCCCCGACACGCACGACTGGATCTCGACGAAGACCACTCGTGACTACGACCCCGAGCCGGACGAGGCGGACATGCTCGACCTGAAGGCTGACGTTGAGCCCATGATCGAGCAGGCTCGAAACCCCCGGGACAAGGCGCTCATCGCGTTGCAGTTCGAGGCCGGCCTTCGCGGCGGTGAACTCTACGACCTCCGTCGTCGCGACCTCTCCGACGGTGAACACTCGTTGAAAGTACGCGTCGACGGGAAGCGGGGCGAGCACGACGTCCACCTCATCGTCGCTGTGCCGTTCATCCAGCAGTGGCTCTCCGAGCACCCCGGAGACAGTCGCGACGACTACCTCTGGACGAAGCTGACTGCTCCTGATCGATACAGCTACCAGCGATTCCTCCAGTCGTTCCGGGAGCCCGCCGAACGCGCCGGCGTCGAAAAACCCGTGACGCCGACGAACTTCCGGAAGTCGAACGCCTACTGGCTCGCGACACGCGAAAAGTCCCAAGCGTTCATCGAAGACCGCCAGGGCCGAGCCCGCGGCTCGCCCGTCATCTCCCGCTACGTTGCGAAGTTCTCCGGCGAGACACAGGAGAAACAGTACGCGGCGATGCACGGTCTCGACATCGCGGAGGAGCAGGTCGAAGAAGTCGCTCCGGTCACCTGTCCGCGGTGCGAGAAAGACACGCCGCGAAAGCGTGACTTCTGCATCCACTGCAACCAGTCGCTCAACCTGGAGACGAAGGAACTTCTCGACCGCGTCAGTCTCCTCTTGGATGACCAGGCGGCCGAAGCCGGCGATCCTGACGAAGCCAGGGACTTCCTCAGAGCCCGTCGGACGCTCCGAGAGAAGCCGAACTCGATGGATCAGGAGGAGCTTCATGAGTTCGCCTCCTCGCTCTCGGTCGAAGACTGA
- a CDS encoding ParB/RepB/Spo0J family partition protein, translating to MSNPFHDSLAQFRGRYVRAVGTNGEAYEGWVERIHYHDRHVVLRDATRLDDGADVGRVMVAHADELVVVDPETWIERVALEAIDPSPYHAAAFDVAQNRGYINQVRDRGFVGSFPVVRPLAEGGYEVVDGHKRLWVAREAGLDSHPVEVVDVDDWTAAERFVVDHLPTADHLAGGIPDGLYDLETAAEAVRRLQDRWGSRATGLPRVGAVLAETADGAGDEGGPPRAARFDEAQLDTAVTERPGTVRRMKQHSADEAEPPTPAAFEDVESAVEKAPNTVLPVGESLHVCGHQDCDFETTSRRGLSIHQARSHSEADGDDTELPLEERIGALLEEHGELPGREIQARLEASGYCWKVISAMRDDGRLETRPDPEDGRRDLYRLADQSEDPVPTPATVTDGGAISAITEAPDTITPVAPAAPDGPGQAVEQPPRPRPEWSDYSAESGTGRVCGNCGHHLTKEFIKVFESDESAARCCPNCDDLIREGDGTVREKRWKARDE from the coding sequence GTGAGCAATCCGTTCCACGACTCGCTCGCCCAGTTCCGCGGGCGATACGTCCGGGCGGTCGGGACGAACGGCGAGGCCTACGAGGGCTGGGTCGAGCGCATCCACTACCACGACCGCCACGTCGTGCTTCGGGACGCCACACGGCTCGACGACGGGGCCGACGTCGGGCGAGTGATGGTCGCCCACGCCGACGAGCTCGTGGTCGTCGACCCCGAGACCTGGATCGAGCGTGTGGCGCTCGAGGCGATCGACCCGTCACCGTATCACGCTGCGGCGTTCGACGTCGCCCAGAACCGCGGGTACATCAACCAGGTCCGCGACCGCGGCTTCGTCGGCTCGTTCCCGGTCGTCCGGCCGCTCGCCGAGGGCGGGTACGAGGTCGTCGACGGGCACAAGCGCCTGTGGGTCGCTCGCGAGGCCGGCTTGGACAGTCATCCGGTCGAGGTCGTCGACGTCGACGACTGGACGGCCGCCGAGCGCTTCGTCGTCGATCACCTCCCGACCGCCGACCACTTGGCCGGCGGCATCCCGGATGGACTGTACGACCTCGAGACCGCCGCCGAGGCCGTCCGCCGGCTCCAGGACCGCTGGGGCTCTCGGGCGACGGGCCTCCCTCGCGTTGGTGCGGTCCTCGCCGAGACAGCTGACGGAGCGGGCGATGAAGGCGGGCCGCCTCGGGCAGCCCGGTTCGACGAGGCACAGCTCGACACAGCTGTCACGGAACGTCCAGGCACCGTCCGGCGGATGAAACAGCACTCCGCCGACGAAGCCGAGCCCCCGACACCGGCCGCCTTCGAGGACGTCGAGAGTGCTGTCGAGAAGGCACCGAACACCGTCCTTCCGGTGGGAGAGTCGCTGCACGTCTGCGGACACCAGGACTGTGACTTCGAGACCACGTCGAGACGAGGGTTATCGATCCATCAGGCTCGTTCGCACAGCGAAGCGGACGGTGACGACACCGAGCTGCCCCTCGAAGAACGGATCGGGGCTCTCCTCGAAGAACACGGCGAGCTCCCGGGTCGGGAGATCCAGGCTCGCCTGGAGGCATCAGGGTACTGCTGGAAGGTCATCTCGGCCATGCGGGACGACGGACGACTCGAAACCCGACCGGATCCTGAAGACGGCCGCCGCGACCTGTACCGCCTCGCGGACCAGAGCGAGGATCCCGTCCCGACGCCGGCGACGGTCACCGATGGCGGAGCGATCTCGGCGATCACTGAGGCACCCGACACGATCACGCCGGTCGCCCCCGCCGCACCCGACGGCCCTGGGCAGGCCGTCGAACAGCCGCCCCGACCGAGGCCGGAGTGGAGCGACTACTCCGCCGAGAGTGGGACGGGGCGGGTCTGCGGGAACTGCGGGCATCACCTGACGAAGGAGTTCATCAAGGTGTTCGAGAGCGACGAGAGCGCGGCTCGTTGCTGCCCGAACTGTGATGACCTGATTCGTGAGGGCGATGGCACCGTTCGCGAGAAGCGCTGGAAAGCGAGGGACGAGTAA
- a CDS encoding DUF488 family protein, N3 subclade codes for MSVRTTYFAALSHGHVDPASDAHVFGVVRKSTDWIDEIVDRNVPAVAPPEELLKSFKKVERAAEENDERHPQRVAWESVGFAERYESHLDTPGVSQVFSALRETTQENTLWLVCFERDERWCHRRLLAERLRLDYGIPQRSHLDDACEPDEHDLVSPTNRPARVYCRCGLSAQTLDTYLRHLGGDLNVGR; via the coding sequence GTGAGCGTGAGAACCACGTATTTCGCCGCGCTGTCTCACGGGCACGTCGACCCTGCCTCCGATGCTCATGTTTTCGGGGTGGTTCGAAAGTCTACCGATTGGATAGACGAGATTGTAGACAGAAATGTTCCGGCCGTCGCGCCTCCCGAGGAACTCCTCAAATCGTTCAAGAAAGTCGAACGTGCCGCGGAGGAGAACGACGAAAGACACCCCCAGCGCGTCGCGTGGGAGTCCGTGGGGTTCGCTGAGCGGTATGAGTCGCATCTCGACACCCCCGGCGTCTCACAGGTGTTCAGCGCCCTCAGAGAGACCACCCAAGAGAATACCCTCTGGCTGGTCTGTTTCGAGCGCGATGAGCGCTGGTGTCACCGCCGTCTCTTGGCTGAGCGACTCCGCCTCGATTACGGAATCCCTCAGCGATCACATCTCGATGACGCGTGCGAGCCCGACGAGCACGATCTCGTCTCCCCTACGAACCGGCCCGCTCGCGTGTACTGTCGCTGTGGACTGAGCGCCCAAACCCTCGATACGTATCTCCGTCACCTCGGAGGAGACCTCAATGTCGGACGGTGA
- a CDS encoding DUF7845 domain-containing protein, with protein sequence MDPQPHEFAAYLKWDLSEKIDNPLRSYFGLNSLQKEHDFEQHSRLKTSISFDDSEWTVEFGFKECGIAPRDDSGFRLEEVREYLVYVYPGAYDSWSDAAQEARQRVYYRISPRWPDIETKEGIKPMSNPCGIEGFDVEVDGSNFHFSEYPEVLQEALAALSERQGFRFTSYTPICPEDFDPESLHESSNIVDAEYYVRVDKDETGQVYAYDGTLHRISLLLASDRDGYAKTVRDDRECEGYYHTATIGSKRAAALIGGHTLAKEFKHYHMRNPDAVEGTPLENPKVAVAYQNSKNDDTLYWSDLSRLERELDEGLLNLLEWSGIPIRPDHQVFVADDYFEPSGSRRWRKILREQLPRIQDRQEEYVLGATMNAAPTDAEILDQLLTDGGRVSPQDLMESIGCHIDTVYTALKRLSSIVEHNYGEVKLRSKYIAQEIVGRIESVRDGLATDFEGALGDLVRAETYEGREDPFVEWLNDWGGRIQERADERDLLDVGFEFGSRRSAIEVLRSGALKWAEASGKKLYRFGNQYDARFRVKGEGAKYVESVEMLLGGKVHFATA encoded by the coding sequence GTGGATCCTCAGCCACACGAGTTCGCTGCGTACCTCAAGTGGGACCTTTCGGAGAAAATCGACAATCCGCTCCGGTCGTACTTCGGGCTGAACTCACTCCAGAAGGAACACGACTTCGAGCAGCACAGTCGTCTCAAAACGTCAATTTCGTTCGACGACTCGGAGTGGACTGTCGAATTCGGATTCAAAGAGTGCGGAATCGCACCACGGGACGATTCGGGATTCCGCCTCGAAGAAGTGCGTGAGTACCTGGTGTACGTCTACCCCGGTGCGTACGATTCGTGGTCTGATGCAGCTCAGGAAGCGAGACAGCGCGTCTACTATCGCATCTCTCCACGATGGCCCGATATCGAGACGAAGGAGGGAATCAAACCGATGTCGAATCCGTGTGGCATCGAGGGGTTCGACGTCGAAGTAGACGGGTCGAACTTCCACTTCTCTGAGTACCCTGAGGTACTCCAGGAAGCACTTGCTGCGCTCAGTGAGCGACAAGGCTTCCGGTTCACCTCCTATACGCCTATCTGTCCGGAGGATTTCGACCCAGAGTCGCTACACGAGTCCTCGAACATCGTTGACGCCGAGTACTACGTTCGAGTCGATAAGGACGAGACAGGGCAGGTATACGCGTATGACGGGACCCTCCACCGGATCTCGTTGTTACTCGCGTCTGACCGCGACGGGTACGCGAAGACCGTGCGCGACGACCGCGAGTGCGAGGGATATTACCACACGGCCACAATCGGATCCAAGCGCGCGGCCGCGCTGATCGGCGGTCACACGCTCGCGAAGGAGTTCAAGCACTACCACATGCGGAACCCGGATGCAGTGGAGGGCACGCCGCTGGAGAATCCCAAAGTCGCAGTCGCGTACCAGAACTCGAAGAACGACGACACACTGTACTGGTCGGACCTCTCCCGATTAGAGCGCGAACTCGATGAGGGATTGCTGAACCTCCTGGAGTGGTCGGGAATCCCAATCCGGCCGGATCATCAAGTGTTTGTCGCGGACGACTACTTCGAGCCGAGCGGTTCGCGTCGATGGCGGAAGATCCTTCGAGAGCAGCTACCGCGTATCCAAGATCGACAGGAAGAGTACGTTCTCGGAGCGACGATGAACGCGGCTCCGACCGACGCGGAGATTCTCGATCAGCTGCTCACCGATGGCGGGAGAGTGTCACCGCAGGACTTGATGGAATCTATCGGGTGCCACATCGATACGGTGTACACGGCGCTGAAGCGACTCTCTTCGATTGTTGAACACAACTACGGTGAGGTGAAACTCCGCTCGAAGTACATCGCTCAGGAAATCGTTGGGCGTATTGAGAGCGTCCGTGACGGACTCGCGACGGATTTCGAGGGAGCGCTGGGCGATCTCGTTCGGGCGGAGACGTACGAGGGTCGGGAAGACCCGTTCGTTGAATGGCTGAACGACTGGGGCGGACGCATCCAGGAGCGCGCGGACGAGCGTGACCTCCTCGACGTGGGGTTCGAGTTCGGGAGTCGGCGTTCTGCTATCGAGGTGCTCCGGTCGGGGGCGCTGAAGTGGGCTGAGGCGTCCGGTAAGAAACTCTACCGATTCGGGAACCAGTACGATGCGCGCTTCCGAGTGAAGGGAGAAGGCGCGAAGTACGTCGAATCGGTGGAGATGCTCCTCGGTGGGAAGGTGCATTTCGCCACCGCCTGA
- a CDS encoding type II toxin-antitoxin system HicA family toxin, whose amino-acid sequence MGRRTFSGKEVVKVLVNVGGFEWRRTTGDHAQLYYKHPTNEDDRRRVTVPLHDELRTGTLRGIAESAGAQDFDAFCEWVDRNA is encoded by the coding sequence ATGGGGAGACGGACGTTCTCTGGCAAAGAGGTAGTGAAGGTACTGGTCAACGTCGGAGGGTTCGAGTGGCGACGAACGACCGGGGATCACGCCCAGTTGTACTACAAGCATCCGACCAATGAGGACGACCGCCGACGGGTTACCGTCCCACTACACGACGAACTTAGGACGGGAACCCTTCGGGGTATCGCTGAGAGCGCCGGAGCGCAGGATTTCGACGCATTCTGTGAGTGGGTCGATCGCAACGCGTAG